The Eriocheir sinensis breed Jianghai 21 chromosome 45, ASM2467909v1, whole genome shotgun sequence genomic interval TTTAGATGATAACTTTGATTGAATACCATCATtaagggtggggggggaaggataGCGTTTAAGAGCAGAAAACGAtaaatacaatgctctgagtacgataatgtggCAAGTCGGATTGGCGGGCGGATGGCGAGGAACCCAAACAGTGACGTGTCCCGCGCCGCGCCACCCACGACGTGCTGCTGAGTTGCTATTTCCTTGATAACGGAACAACCACCCGCAGAAGGCACGGCAGAGAGTAATCAAGGTATACGAGGATCAGGCTGGTGTAGTGTTAAGCCGCGGAGACGTGTAATAGTCCTGTCCGAGGCCTGCCGGGTGGTGACGTGCCGGTGTGGGTTTGACAGGAGTGGTGTTGGCAGAGGTCACACAGGGGAGAGGACACCCGGGTCACATCTCTTGTCACTCCGGCGGTTATTTAGCAGACTTAAGCGTTCTGCCCTAGCCTGCAAGGTAGTGATAGCGAAGAGAGGGGCCTCAAACCTCATCGACGGTAAATGGTATGACATGGTGGGTTTGACAGGAGTGGTGTTGGCAGAGGTCATACAGGGTAGAGGACACCGGGTCACATCTCTAGTCACTCCGGTGGTTATTTAGCAGACTTAAGCGTTCTGCCCTAGCCTGCAAGGTAGTGTTATCAACAGTAAACGGTAAATGGTATGACATGGTGGGTTTGACAGTTGTGGTGTTGGCAGAGGTCACACAGGATAGAGGTCACCGGGTCACATCTCTAGTCACTCCGGCGGTTATTTAGTTGACTTAAGCGTTCTGCCCTAGCCTGCAAGGTAGTGATAGCGGAGAGGGGCctcaaacctcatcaacggtaaatggTATGACATGGTGGGTTTGACAGTTGTGGTGTTGGCAGAGGTCACACCGGGGAAAGGACACCAGGTAGATATCTATAATTACTCTGGCTGTTATTTGTGGTTTATGTCAGACACACTATGGATTTCAGGATACTAATTTCTCCCTGGATGATTTTTCCAATGAAGATCCTTGTCAGAGTAAAACGGTAATTGTCTAGTTTTACACCCGTCACACTGCGGCGTTGGGTAAATGTGTAGTTTAGCTCTGTCACATCATACCATATTCACCTTCATATGGTTAAAGGGCATGTATTTTTGCTCTTTAACTATTGTATGAAGGCATATTTGGTATTTAAAGGTGGCACAGCTGAAGTACACATTTACCTGGAGTTTGACACATTTTTCTGACATACTGTTGTACCATTCATCTTTCTTCATAACCTTTCACTATGGATATGGCTAAATGGGGGTTGAGAGGATACAAAGATTCCCCTTCCCTGTTAGGAGATTTTAGGTCTGGGTAGATTATAATAAAGGGGGGTTAAAAGGGGTTGAAGCTCCACCCTTGAGGAGTGGACACTATGGTACAAGTGGATTTTGGCAAGTCTTTACAGTCAGGTCACTATTTATTTTGAAAGGAATGTTAGGGTGCCAAGACACATTCAATTTGCAGTGACATGAAAGGTAATGGACAGTTTATTCACAGGGTGCCATTCAGCTGTTGACCCCCACATTAATAagctaaagaggaagaggaaggagagatctGAGCTGTTCCTGACCCCAGCACCACAAATATGGCACGGATACCCGACACTCTCTGCCTGTTTGACGTGGACGGCACACTCACGCTGCCTCGAAAGGTGAGTATCAAGATGCCTCTAGAACAGTTTTGGAATAATCTTTTGGAATTTTTTATCACTTAGATTTAGGGAGCTGTAATTTGGGggctttcttttccctcattgcTCTTTGTTTACCTTTGCTTCCtcagatgtaaaagaaaaaaaaaataagaaaaaacttgCATTGAGGATAAGGGTAAGGTTGGTTTTTCCTTCCTCAGAATGCTGCAGTATAAATATGTTTGCCGTCCTAAATAAAAACATTAGTAAATCAATCTATTAGGCAGTCAGTTAATTTCATTCAGCTCCTTGATCACTACCCATATATAAATACCCAGCTTCACTATATGTTCCTgctgttttttgtacatttcgTCTCCCCATTCTTTACCGTACAGTGCCCTGAAGCCGTCTATCCTTATGTAATCTTAATGTTTCTTTAGGTATGGGGTTGGCTTCTCCTACCTGGTAATGTTTCAATATTGATATGTTTCCTATTTGTACACACCATTCCAATAAGCACTTACATCAGGAAAAATTCTACTTGGGAAAactaaatgtaaatataaaagatTTAATATACTAAAGAAAGAGAGACTGATCAACATTTTTTAGTTTTatactgttttgtttttatattgaaTTTATGATGAAAGCTTAAATGTTGTAAAAAAAGATTAATGAACATTTTTTTAGTTTTACCATAGtagattttatttttgtttctcagtCCAATTTTCTATGTTAGTTTTTCCCCAGTGATATGAGTACTAGTTGGAATTGGCAAACATCCCCAAACTACCATGGATGAGATGATGCCAGTATTGTAGAGAAAGTGCTTGTTGGTTTTATCTTCTCAATCTCCTTCCAGAAAATTGAGCCCCACATGTCAGAGTTTATGtacaagatgaaggagaaggtgaCGATTGGCCTGGTTGGCGGCTCGGATTTGACCAAGATAGCAGAGCAGATGGGCGGCTTGGAGGGTGAGGCTGCAGTGGAAAGGGTGGTGGCTGGAAGTGTCTGAAAGATGCACAAACTGGCCTCCTTCATGTTATTAGGATTTGGCATGAAGTTGCATTTGTGTTGGCTGTAATTGTAGCCTTCACACTAGTTGATGTTGACAGTGAAAAGAATAAGACTGAAGCATAGAAATGAtaggtaggaaaagaaggagggagggagaaaataaagggatgGAAGGCTATTTTCTTTATACAGTCACTGAGCAGAGTATTTgattagtttattttttattctagTCTTCATGCAGTTTGCAGTGACTGATTTTATATTTGATACATCATTGACAGCTCAGAAGTTGGCCAGTTTCTGTTTCTCAGATTTCTAAGCATAGTTAAAAGGAGACATTGGGAATGATGTTCAACAGTTGTCATTCTAGAtatgtaatttttattttttgcctctattttctcattttttatcatCACTCATTGTTAACAGTTGAAGTGTTGAGATAAAAATCTTGGCCATGATCTTGTGAGAATTGTGCAATAATATGTATCTTTATCTTTCAGCACTCATGAAGTTTGAATATGTGTTTGCTGAGAATGGTTTGGTGGCTTACAAGAATGGTCAACTTCTCAAGAAAGAGGTAAggctttttttcagttttcaggTGCAGTATGTTAGGGTTACCTTCATGAGGGTGAAGGGTTGGATCTGCTCCCATGCAAATTTAATATTCTCATTAAAAGGAACAGTTGGAATTATTTGTTTTATGGCCTCTTAAAGTGCCCCAACTAATTTATATTTAGAGATTTTGCATCACTGAGGAAGTAATGCCAAATTTATGCTAAATCATTATATCTAACACATATTTTTAGTCTCATTTGGAGCTGTCAACATCCTGACAAGGGGTAACAGTGATATTTTTGTTTAGTTGTCTTTTTGATAATTCTCTTCCTAAAAGCCTTACTTTTAATTCCTTTCCCCACATGTTCTTCCACTCACTTTGTTTATTCACTCTTCCGTTCCCTTACAGAGCATCCAAAGCCACATGGGGGAGGAGAAGCTACAGACATTCATCAACTTTGCCCTGCGGTACATGTCGTCCCTGACGCTGCCTGTCAAGCGTGGCACCTTCATAGAATTCAGGAACGGCCTGATCAACGTGTGTCCCGTGGGCCGCAGCTGCTCACAGGAGGAGCGGGACCAGTTTGGGGAATATGACAAGGTATGGCGAAGGTTTTTGTTTGGACTTAGCGCTTAGGTTGGCATGTGTGAATGTGGAGAGCTGCCATTTTTTTCCTCACCAGCATTTATGGTATCAGCACCTTGCTACTATTACATCCTCAGTCTCTTTCTACCTGCTTCAAGCATAGTGTATAATGTCTCCCTTGAAAT includes:
- the LOC126980899 gene encoding uncharacterized protein LOC126980899, which codes for MARIPDTLCLFDVDGTLTLPRKKIEPHMSEFMYKMKEKVTIGLVGGSDLTKIAEQMGGLEALMKFEYVFAENGLVAYKNGQLLKKESIQSHMGEEKLQTFINFALRYMSSLTLPVKRGTFIEFRNGLINVCPVGRSCSQEERDQFGEYDKVHHVREKFVKALEAEFPDSGLVFSIGGQISFDVFPKGWDKTFCLRYVENDFKTIHFFGDKTDKGGNDHEIYEDSRTVGHKVTSPDDTKVQLQKVLGVEC